From Oculatellaceae cyanobacterium, one genomic window encodes:
- a CDS encoding ferritin-like domain-containing protein: protein MKNILALVVNRALANVQPAHKFLTKIISKIGKAIAATFVPANIALLILPAIFLSLFTNPASAYAQSATLTPRQVVEYALTLEKLEADFYRRANNEVVNGRLANIPQRAKDALVSYGEDEASHVADLSPILTSLGGNPDAVIIPENPNYNAILGRNPFANAADLLLAGQYVEDLGVAAYKGQVQNLLAAGEAAEPVLAGALAIHSVEARHAAGIRFLRQTLLGSNVRPWIRNPSEVIYKENRSGSPIPFNSQAFDGYATRDEVLALVSPILRVSQQPRSNQSNTTSPNRSRQSTPVRALW, encoded by the coding sequence ATGAAAAACATTTTAGCCCTAGTGGTAAATCGGGCATTAGCAAATGTGCAACCTGCCCACAAATTTTTGACAAAAATAATCAGTAAGATTGGTAAGGCGATCGCTGCAACTTTTGTTCCTGCTAATATCGCTCTATTAATATTGCCCGCAATATTTCTATCACTATTTACAAATCCCGCATCAGCCTACGCTCAAAGTGCCACACTGACACCTCGGCAAGTAGTAGAATACGCTTTAACTTTAGAAAAGTTGGAAGCTGATTTTTATCGTCGTGCCAACAATGAAGTTGTTAACGGTAGGTTAGCCAATATTCCCCAAAGAGCTAAAGACGCGCTAGTTTCTTACGGAGAAGATGAAGCTAGCCACGTTGCAGATTTATCGCCGATATTGACATCCCTGGGTGGCAATCCAGATGCAGTTATTATTCCCGAAAATCCTAATTACAACGCCATCTTAGGTCGAAATCCCTTTGCTAATGCTGCTGATCTTCTCCTAGCCGGACAGTATGTAGAAGATTTAGGAGTAGCAGCTTATAAAGGGCAAGTACAGAATTTACTCGCAGCAGGGGAAGCTGCTGAACCAGTACTAGCTGGAGCTTTAGCTATACACTCTGTAGAAGCTCGTCATGCTGCGGGTATCCGATTCTTGCGCCAAACTCTACTTGGTAGTAACGTGCGACCTTGGATTAGAAATCCTAGTGAAGTCATTTACAAAGAAAATCGCAGTGGTTCCCCTATTCCATTTAATTCACAAGCCTTTGATGGTTACGCGACACGTGATGAGGTATTAGCGTTAGTCAGCCCGATCTTGCGTGTTAGTCAACAACCTCGCAGCAATCAATCTAATACAACTTCTCCCAATCGCAGTAGGCAATCTACTCCTGTGCGAGCATTGTGGTAA
- a CDS encoding ferritin-like domain-containing protein, which yields MVLPIKPMEKIFSSRRTLLKWGLVSIGAMAATTIPQALNAQPSNSIKTLNFNADDFGILNFALMLEELETTFYAAAVNSGKLRDRNEVDYMKSLVSNESAHAAFLRQVLGRNAIFQTRDLSFNQAGLAAILTDRSKILNTVVALEDAGIHAYNGAGTRLTNPTFLLAAGSIVSVEARHVAGIRSLLQRPTTEPDSERAVNDTELVPDINPLKGRAYDELYTTGQMLEIVSSLNILNNPITGSLFA from the coding sequence ATGGTTTTGCCAATAAAGCCGATGGAAAAAATATTTTCATCGCGTCGTACGTTGTTAAAATGGGGATTGGTAAGTATAGGAGCAATGGCAGCCACAACCATACCTCAAGCATTAAATGCCCAGCCAAGTAATAGTATAAAAACTCTAAATTTTAATGCTGATGATTTTGGCATTCTTAATTTTGCTCTGATGCTAGAAGAATTAGAAACAACCTTTTATGCAGCAGCTGTAAATAGTGGAAAACTTCGCGATCGCAACGAAGTGGATTACATGAAATCCTTGGTTTCAAACGAATCTGCTCATGCGGCATTTCTCCGTCAGGTACTAGGCAGAAATGCGATCTTTCAAACACGAGATCTCAGTTTTAACCAGGCTGGATTAGCAGCTATATTAACTGATCGCAGTAAAATTTTGAATACTGTTGTTGCCTTAGAAGATGCAGGCATACACGCCTACAATGGTGCAGGCACTAGGCTAACTAATCCGACATTCCTTCTAGCAGCCGGATCAATTGTATCAGTAGAAGCTCGTCACGTTGCCGGAATTCGGTCATTACTACAAAGACCAACTACAGAGCCAGATAGCGAGCGCGCTGTGAACGACACAGAATTAGTCCCCGATATTAACCCACTTAAAGGTCGTGCCTACGATGAATTATACACGACTGGGCAAATGCTAGAAATTGTTAGCTCGCTCAACATATTGAACAACCCGATTACTGGCTCGCTTTTTGCCTGA
- a CDS encoding ATP-dependent DNA helicase RecQ, whose protein sequence is MDNFETTSWDDIRATFKQIWGYEDFRPPQGEIVCSLLSKQDALIVMPTGGGKSICFQLPALLQTGLTLVVSPLVALMENQVQELKERKLPAALLHSEVPSYQRKQTLQALERQQLRLLYLSPETLLSTPVWERLCQPQLKINGLILDEAHCLVQWGETFRPAYRRLGAVRPALLKFKPAGTKMAIASFTATADPTAQATIREVLQLQQPQVFLINPYRNNLNLKVQIVWTPRGRKQQLLKFIQARLKQAGLVYVRTRKDSEELAEWLKQQNYATAAYHAGLSPEQRRKIESSWLTGEILFVICTCAFGMGINKPNVRWIVHFHTPFLLSEYVQEIGRAGRDGKPADALTLISEPTGFFNPEDKERQNFFAKKLRLQYQNAQQIAQKIPQQGELTTVTKQFNDGAVALALLHSAGQLQWKDPFNYIRHSSEKSRAFDELNKLQQQIQSQMSEYLKTRGCRWQFLLRAFGFTKEATNFSCGHCDNCQ, encoded by the coding sequence ATGGATAATTTTGAAACAACATCCTGGGATGATATCCGCGCTACTTTCAAGCAAATTTGGGGATATGAAGATTTCCGCCCGCCTCAAGGAGAAATTGTTTGCAGTTTGCTATCAAAGCAAGATGCTTTAATTGTGATGCCTACGGGGGGAGGAAAGTCAATTTGTTTTCAACTTCCAGCTTTACTACAAACAGGATTAACTTTGGTAGTTTCTCCACTTGTAGCATTAATGGAAAATCAAGTTCAGGAATTAAAAGAGCGAAAATTACCAGCAGCCTTATTACATAGCGAAGTACCATCTTACCAACGCAAGCAAACTTTACAAGCGTTGGAAAGACAACAGCTAAGATTACTATATTTATCACCAGAAACTTTATTAAGTACGCCAGTATGGGAAAGATTATGTCAACCGCAATTAAAGATTAATGGGTTAATTTTAGACGAGGCGCATTGCTTGGTGCAATGGGGGGAAACTTTTCGACCAGCTTATCGACGACTGGGTGCAGTTAGACCAGCTTTACTTAAGTTTAAACCTGCTGGGACAAAGATGGCGATCGCATCTTTCACCGCTACAGCAGATCCTACGGCACAAGCAACTATTCGAGAAGTTTTACAACTACAACAACCACAAGTATTTTTAATTAATCCTTACCGCAATAATCTTAACCTCAAGGTGCAAATTGTTTGGACACCTAGAGGACGCAAGCAACAATTATTAAAATTTATTCAAGCAAGATTAAAGCAAGCTGGTTTAGTCTACGTCCGCACTCGTAAAGATAGTGAGGAGTTAGCAGAATGGTTAAAGCAACAAAATTATGCAACCGCAGCTTATCATGCAGGGTTAAGTCCTGAACAAAGACGTAAAATAGAATCTAGCTGGTTAACTGGGGAAATACTTTTTGTTATTTGTACCTGTGCATTTGGTATGGGTATTAATAAACCAAATGTGCGTTGGATAGTCCATTTTCATACGCCTTTTTTGCTATCCGAATATGTGCAAGAAATAGGACGCGCCGGACGAGATGGGAAACCAGCAGACGCACTTACGTTAATTAGTGAACCAACTGGGTTTTTCAATCCAGAGGATAAGGAAAGGCAGAATTTTTTTGCTAAAAAGTTGCGCTTACAATACCAAAACGCTCAACAAATTGCTCAAAAAATTCCACAACAGGGAGAATTAACAACAGTAACCAAGCAGTTTAATGATGGTGCAGTTGCTCTTGCTTTGTTGCACAGTGCTGGACAATTACAGTGGAAAGACCCTTTTAATTATATCCGCCATTCTTCCGAAAAATCTAGAGCTTTTGACGAATTGAATAAATTACAGCAACAAATTCAATCTCAGATGAGTGAATATCTCAAAACGCGGGGGTGTCGTTGGCAGTTTTTGTTACGCGCTTTTGGGTTTACCAAAGAAGCAACTAATTTTAGTTGTGGACATTGTGACAATTGTCAATGA
- a CDS encoding glycerophosphodiester phosphodiesterase family protein — MQELEIIAHRGYSAIAPENTMAAFYAAIQHQADSIEFDVQLSADGVPVIIHDHTLDRTTNGTGKVIETTLEQLKKLDAGYWFNPVFANEKIPILQEVLSSIKSVKTPNLTGLKNIYAEVKQAELWTTTNIEKLLQILIDEEWETQCIVACFNHDFLKKVRECNSTIKLGYLVASIEEYTEKLPQATADGNAMMLSQYKILLNYPSLVQDTRNIGIDVGVWTVDNQEEFQKLTNLGIQRIVTNSLLNLTL, encoded by the coding sequence GTGCAAGAATTAGAAATAATTGCCCATCGGGGTTATTCAGCTATTGCACCAGAAAATACTATGGCAGCTTTTTACGCTGCTATTCAACATCAAGCTGATTCTATTGAGTTTGATGTCCAATTATCTGCCGATGGCGTACCTGTAATCATTCACGATCATACTTTAGATAGAACCACAAACGGGACAGGTAAAGTAATAGAAACAACTTTAGAACAACTTAAAAAACTTGATGCTGGATACTGGTTCAATCCTGTATTTGCTAATGAAAAAATACCCATATTGCAAGAAGTATTAAGCAGCATTAAATCTGTCAAAACCCCAAATTTAACAGGATTAAAAAATATTTATGCCGAAGTCAAACAAGCAGAATTGTGGACTACGACTAATATAGAAAAATTGCTTCAGATACTTATTGATGAAGAATGGGAAACTCAATGTATTGTTGCTTGCTTTAACCATGATTTTCTAAAAAAAGTACGGGAATGTAATTCCACTATTAAACTAGGTTATTTAGTTGCATCAATTGAAGAATATACCGAAAAGTTACCCCAAGCTACTGCTGATGGTAATGCGATGATGTTGAGTCAATATAAGATTTTACTAAATTACCCTAGCTTAGTTCAAGATACTAGAAATATTGGTATTGATGTTGGCGTTTGGACAGTTGATAATCAGGAAGAATTTCAAAAATTAACTAATCTAGGCATTCAGCGAATAGTTACTAATTCTTTGCTCAATCTAACTTTGTAA
- a CDS encoding CbiQ family ECF transporter T component yields the protein MDLLRSLPLGLYLEKPITWLHHLDPRVKLAWLMSFLFAPILANPFFRVALVVLLILMTLTAAIPWRVWKQQMGWLLTLGVLVLVLTAIAPDGLNIGYQPRLPASNLELPQPTSYQYILLKLELGSMKLLITRKSLDLAINVSTLLFTLIYSTNLFLLTTAPEEITDGIESLMRPLRRFNVPVTEIILTLTLSLRFIPLVLEEVQNLIRSVWTRAINWKKLGIRRSSQVWLMVAERLLENLLLRAEQIASAMNVRGFTTPNTHRVQWHELRLRASDFVALGILVLLWGARVFFGSEA from the coding sequence ATGGATTTACTGCGATCGCTTCCTTTAGGGTTGTATCTGGAAAAACCTATTACCTGGCTACATCATCTTGATCCCAGGGTAAAACTAGCTTGGTTAATGAGTTTTCTGTTTGCCCCCATTCTGGCAAATCCCTTTTTTCGGGTGGCGCTAGTAGTATTGCTAATCTTAATGACCTTGACAGCAGCTATTCCCTGGCGAGTGTGGAAGCAGCAAATGGGTTGGTTGCTGACGCTGGGTGTGTTGGTATTAGTTCTAACAGCGATCGCACCTGATGGACTAAATATCGGCTATCAACCGCGCTTACCAGCTAGTAATTTAGAACTACCTCAGCCTACCTCTTACCAATACATCTTATTGAAGTTAGAATTAGGCTCAATGAAGCTGTTAATTACCCGCAAATCTCTAGATTTGGCGATTAACGTCAGCACCTTACTATTTACCTTAATTTACAGCACCAACCTTTTCTTACTTACCACCGCCCCAGAAGAAATTACTGATGGAATTGAAAGCTTAATGCGACCATTGCGACGCTTCAATGTCCCAGTCACAGAAATTATCTTGACATTAACTTTATCTTTGCGCTTCATTCCGCTAGTTTTGGAAGAAGTACAAAACTTAATTCGTTCTGTCTGGACACGGGCGATCAACTGGAAAAAGTTGGGCATCCGCAGAAGTTCCCAAGTATGGTTAATGGTAGCTGAAAGATTATTAGAAAATCTGTTATTGCGTGCTGAACAAATTGCCAGCGCGATGAATGTGCGAGGTTTTACCACTCCCAATACTCATAGAGTACAGTGGCATGAATTGCGACTCAGAGCAAGCGACTTTGTAGCCCTGGGCATTTTAGTCTTATTATGGGGAGCTAGAGTGTTTTTTGGTTCGGAAGCGTGA
- a CDS encoding anthranilate synthase component I gives MQQIQPWYWRSLPLKQRTGSEVFNLLFRHHQIATLLESPYPSPLDQPQLTQYSICAGAPRTIQGQPQMWTPQVGEILPFLKNLLQQGLISQQQTPTTNLTHQHLPFTGGWLGWLGYDLAWEIERLPSLKVDPLPFPVAYWYEPASFAVLDHWGQTLWLAASTEAELNLLQTNLAKKSKRGEVKKGREKFLTFSSADQQQISSSQPRLSMLQSDYETAVRQAKKYIQAGDIFQTNLSLRFEAQTTADSWAIYQALQEINPSPFASYWQTHWGAVISCSPERLVQLQGNFAQTRPIAGTRSRGATLEQDQQLEQDLIVNSKERAEHIMLVDLERNDLGRVCEWGSVEVDQLLTIERYSHVMHLVSNVRGELNSNCDAVDLIRALFPGGTITGCPKVRCMSIIEQLEPVRRNLFYGSCGYLDWRGNLDLNILIRTLLYSTPDSGISTVWGQVGAGIVADSNPEKEWYESLQKAQAQLTALKLV, from the coding sequence ATGCAACAAATACAACCTTGGTATTGGCGATCGCTTCCCCTAAAACAACGAACCGGAAGCGAAGTATTTAATCTCCTATTTAGACATCATCAAATTGCCACTCTCCTAGAAAGCCCATACCCTTCACCATTAGATCAACCACAGTTAACTCAATATTCCATCTGTGCAGGTGCACCGCGAACTATCCAAGGACAGCCGCAGATGTGGACACCACAAGTAGGGGAAATTCTACCCTTCTTAAAAAACTTGCTGCAACAGGGACTTATCAGCCAGCAACAAACACCAACTACTAACCTCACCCATCAACATTTACCCTTCACAGGTGGCTGGTTAGGTTGGCTAGGATATGATCTTGCTTGGGAAATTGAACGACTTCCAAGTTTAAAAGTTGATCCTCTACCTTTTCCTGTGGCTTATTGGTATGAACCAGCATCTTTTGCAGTCTTGGATCATTGGGGACAAACGCTTTGGTTAGCGGCAAGCACTGAAGCCGAACTAAATTTATTACAAACTAACCTAGCTAAAAAGAGCAAGCGTGGAGAGGTGAAGAAGGGCCGTGAAAAATTCTTAACTTTCTCTAGTGCCGATCAACAACAGATTTCTAGTAGTCAACCTCGTTTATCAATGTTGCAGTCAGACTACGAAACTGCTGTCAGACAAGCTAAGAAATATATTCAGGCTGGCGATATTTTTCAGACTAATCTTTCACTGAGATTTGAAGCGCAAACAACAGCAGATAGTTGGGCAATTTATCAAGCATTACAAGAAATCAATCCTTCCCCTTTTGCTAGTTATTGGCAAACACATTGGGGTGCTGTCATTAGCTGTTCTCCAGAACGTTTAGTGCAGTTGCAGGGAAACTTTGCACAAACACGCCCGATTGCGGGGACGCGATCGCGTGGCGCTACTTTAGAACAAGATCAACAATTAGAGCAAGATCTGATTGTCAATAGCAAAGAAAGAGCCGAACATATTATGCTCGTTGACTTAGAGCGCAACGACTTAGGACGAGTTTGCGAGTGGGGATCAGTAGAAGTCGATCAGCTACTAACTATAGAGCGATATAGCCACGTCATGCACCTAGTCAGCAACGTTAGAGGCGAATTAAATTCCAACTGCGATGCGGTTGACTTAATTCGCGCCCTCTTTCCTGGTGGTACAATCACTGGCTGCCCCAAAGTTCGATGTATGTCCATTATTGAACAACTAGAACCAGTCCGCCGCAACTTATTCTATGGCTCTTGCGGCTACCTAGATTGGCGTGGCAACTTAGACTTAAATATCTTGATCCGCACCTTGCTATATAGCACTCCAGACTCAGGAATAAGTACTGTTTGGGGTCAAGTAGGAGCCGGAATTGTTGCAGATAGTAACCCAGAAAAAGAATGGTACGAGTCCTTGCAAAAAGCGCAAGCTCAACTAACAGCTTTGAAGCTTGTATAG
- a CDS encoding PipX family protein, with protein sequence MSNETYLNHPTFGLLYRICLLDDNQELFTTLYAQRIFFLVKMNSNEQTFEPITRADARLMVESRLRNFRRNGQAQDYQQLQAIHQKTFQ encoded by the coding sequence ATGAGCAACGAAACCTATCTCAATCACCCAACCTTTGGCTTACTCTATAGAATCTGTCTACTTGACGACAATCAAGAGTTATTCACTACCTTGTATGCCCAGCGCATCTTTTTTTTAGTGAAAATGAATTCTAATGAACAAACCTTTGAACCAATTACTCGCGCTGATGCTCGTTTGATGGTAGAAAGCCGCCTCCGCAACTTTCGTCGCAACGGTCAAGCGCAAGATTACCAGCAGCTTCAAGCAATTCATCAAAAAACATTCCAATGA
- a CDS encoding YggS family pyridoxal phosphate-dependent enzyme — protein sequence MTGLITQRLVEIRQQLPVSVRLIAISKQVSVDDIREAYAAGIRDFGESRIQEAELKQSQLQLPDITWHLIGHLQSNKARKAVEKFQWIHSLDSLNLAQRLDEIAAQISRQPEVCLQVKMLPDPNKYGWTVPELLADLPALDKFEHIKIKGLMTIPPQGLHTSEVLALFQRTVELADQIKQENCLNIQMQQLSMGMSEDYQLAVQAGATMIRLGRIIFGERTV from the coding sequence ATGACTGGTTTGATTACACAACGTCTTGTTGAGATTCGGCAACAGCTTCCTGTATCTGTGCGATTGATTGCCATCAGTAAACAGGTATCTGTGGATGATATTCGAGAAGCTTATGCTGCTGGGATCAGGGATTTTGGTGAAAGTCGTATTCAAGAAGCCGAACTCAAACAATCACAGTTACAATTACCAGATATCACCTGGCATTTGATTGGACATTTGCAAAGTAATAAAGCTCGTAAAGCTGTCGAAAAATTCCAGTGGATTCACTCATTAGATAGCTTAAACTTAGCTCAAAGGCTTGATGAAATAGCTGCCCAGATCTCCCGTCAACCTGAAGTCTGTCTGCAAGTTAAAATGTTGCCAGACCCTAACAAATATGGCTGGACTGTGCCTGAATTGCTTGCCGATTTACCAGCACTAGATAAATTTGAGCATATTAAGATTAAAGGATTAATGACAATTCCGCCCCAGGGGCTTCATACCTCAGAGGTATTAGCATTATTTCAGCGTACGGTTGAATTAGCTGATCAAATTAAGCAAGAAAACTGCTTAAATATTCAAATGCAGCAGTTATCGATGGGAATGTCAGAAGATTATCAGTTAGCAGTGCAAGCAGGTGCCACGATGATTCGTCTAGGACGCATTATTTTTGGTGAAAGGACGGTGTAA
- a CDS encoding cell division protein SepF, which yields MNNIFTKLRDFVGLNEPAEYEYDYEEMDGIEQYPNEYQEQRPQPIQEEDNRSRRRIRERTVITADLGRGAAMNNVIGMPGSVNGASEVAVIEPRSFEEMPQVIQALRERKSVVLNLTMMDPDQAQRSVDFVAGGTYAIDGHQERIGESIFLFTPNCVQVSNQSGVTTEVPQPQVRVARPASPTPAWATEQVRMAQ from the coding sequence GTGAATAACATTTTTACGAAGTTACGAGATTTTGTTGGTCTTAATGAACCAGCAGAATATGAGTACGATTACGAAGAAATGGACGGTATAGAACAGTACCCCAATGAATATCAAGAACAGCGTCCTCAACCGATACAAGAGGAAGATAACCGTTCACGTCGGCGGATTCGTGAGCGGACAGTTATAACAGCAGACTTAGGAAGAGGAGCAGCAATGAATAATGTGATTGGTATGCCTGGATCTGTCAACGGTGCTTCTGAAGTGGCGGTGATTGAACCCCGTTCTTTTGAAGAAATGCCCCAAGTAATTCAAGCTTTGCGGGAGCGCAAGTCTGTAGTTTTAAACCTAACAATGATGGATCCAGATCAAGCACAGCGTTCAGTTGACTTTGTTGCTGGTGGTACTTACGCGATTGATGGTCATCAAGAACGCATTGGCGAAAGTATTTTCTTATTCACACCTAATTGTGTTCAAGTTAGTAATCAATCAGGTGTCACTACCGAAGTACCACAACCACAAGTACGAGTTGCTCGTCCAGCGTCTCCTACTCCCGCTTGGGCAACTGAACAAGTTCGTATGGCTCAGTAA
- the proC gene encoding pyrroline-5-carboxylate reductase, whose product MSIKFGMIGGGVMGEALLSRLIAQKIYDPDAVLVSEPSPARRDFLVSQYQVQVTDDNSLAATATEVLLLAIKPQVFNTVVSDLAGIEVEAGQLVISILAGVPLKQLQSAFPAQPIIRAMPNTPATVGAGISAIAKSNNTTEQHLDQARKIFQAVGQVVDVPETLMDAVTGLSGSGPAYVAIMIEALADGGVAAGLPRAIASQLALQTVLGTAQLLHTSELHPAELKDRVTSPGGTTIAGITQLELAGFRSALIEAVIAATKRSQELGK is encoded by the coding sequence TTGTCTATTAAGTTTGGCATGATCGGTGGCGGGGTAATGGGTGAAGCATTGTTATCCCGCTTAATTGCTCAAAAAATTTATGATCCCGATGCAGTGTTGGTGAGCGAGCCATCACCTGCTAGGCGGGATTTTTTAGTTTCTCAATATCAAGTCCAGGTAACAGATGACAATTCTTTGGCAGCAACCGCAACAGAGGTGCTGTTACTGGCAATTAAACCCCAGGTTTTTAATACGGTGGTTTCAGATTTAGCTGGAATAGAAGTTGAAGCTGGGCAATTAGTAATTTCGATTCTGGCTGGAGTTCCTTTAAAGCAATTACAATCGGCTTTCCCAGCACAGCCGATTATTCGGGCAATGCCTAATACTCCTGCAACTGTAGGGGCAGGAATTAGTGCGATCGCAAAGAGCAATAATACTACTGAGCAGCATTTAGACCAGGCAAGAAAGATTTTTCAAGCTGTTGGGCAAGTGGTGGATGTGCCAGAAACTTTGATGGATGCTGTCACTGGTTTATCTGGTTCGGGGCCTGCTTATGTGGCAATTATGATTGAAGCACTAGCTGATGGAGGTGTTGCAGCAGGTTTGCCTAGAGCGATAGCTTCTCAGTTGGCTTTACAAACTGTACTGGGAACAGCGCAATTATTACATACTTCAGAACTGCACCCCGCAGAATTGAAAGACCGTGTTACCAGTCCTGGTGGCACGACAATTGCTGGAATTACTCAGTTAGAATTAGCTGGTTTTCGCTCTGCATTGATAGAGGCAGTAATAGCAGCTACTAAACGTTCTCAAGAGTTAGGGAAGTAA